A stretch of Megalobrama amblycephala isolate DHTTF-2021 linkage group LG14, ASM1881202v1, whole genome shotgun sequence DNA encodes these proteins:
- the LOC125246080 gene encoding gastrula zinc finger protein XlCGF7.1-like gives MPFIKEESEDMKMVFIKEEIEDIKMSFIKEEIEDMKIEETFRVKQEETKEQTDLMMLKEESEVLNEMEEKDQYKNHHDLIAGQKTFSCSQTEKTSSRKRAIKIETRRICTCQQCGNRFTHKGSLNRHMRIHNGEKPFTCPQCGRSFNQHGNLKAHMTIHTEVKPYPCQQCGKSFDQHEKLNIHMSIHTGEKPYICQQCGKSFTQKVSLNRHMRVHTGEKPYTCQQCGKSFTQIGNLNIHMSVHTGEKPYTCQQCGKSFKRKGNLNRHKSVHAEETPYTCKQCGKRFNRKENLKRHMGFHT, from the exons atgccgtttattaaagaggagagtgaagacatgaagatggtgtttattaaagaggagattgaAGACATAAAGATGtcatttattaaagaggagattgaagacatgaagattgaagaaacattcagagtgaaacaagaagaaacaaaggaacaaacag ACCTAATGATGctgaaagaggagagtgaagtaCTGAATGAAATGGAAGAGAAAGATCAATATAAGAATCACCATGATCTTATAGCGGGCCAAAAAACTTTTAGTTGCTCGCAGACTGAAAagacttcctcacgaaaaaggGCTATAAAGATAGAAACTAGAAGGATTTGTacatgccaacagtgtggaaacagATTTACTCATAAAGGAAGCCTTAACAGGCATATGAGGATTCACaatggagagaagccattcacgTGTCCTCAATGTGGAAGAAGTTTCAATCAACATGGAAACCTTAAAGCCCACATGACAATTCACACTGAAGTGAAGCCTTAtccctgccaacagtgtggaaagagtttcgaTCAACATGAAAAGCTTAACATCCACATGAGTATtcacacaggagagaagccttacatcTGCcagcagtgtggaaagagtttcactcaaaAAGTAAGCCTTAACAgacacatgagagttcacactggagaaaagccttacacttgccaacagtgtggaaagagtttcactcaaaTTGGAAATCTTAACATCCACATGAgtgttcacactggagagaagccttacacctgccaacagtgtgggaAAAGTTTTAAGcgaaaaggaaaccttaacaGGCACAAGAGTGTTCACGCTGAAGAGACACCTTACACCTGCAAACAATGTGGGAAACGTTTCAACCGAAAAGAAAACCTTAAAAGGCACATGGGATTTCACACTTGA
- the LOC125246431 gene encoding gastrula zinc finger protein XlCGF8.2DB-like codes for MMLKKESEVLSKMEEKDQYKNHHDLIAGQKTFSCSQAEKTSSRKRAVKTETRSNFTCQQCGNRFAHKGSLNRHMRIHNGEKPFTCPQCGRSFNQHGNLKAHMTIHTEVKPYPCQQCGKSFGQHEKLNVHMRIHTGEKRRTCRQCGKTFAEKVSLNRHMRVHTGEKPYTCQQCGKSFAQIGNLQVHMSVHTGEKPYTCQQCGKSFNRKGNLNYHMSIHTGESLFTCKQCGKSFKRKGSLNRHMRIHTGEKPFTSGHCGKSFRYKVSLKCHMTIHV; via the coding sequence atgatgctgaaaaaagaGAGTGAAGTACTGAGTAAAATGGAAGAGAAAGATCAATATAAGAATCATCATGATCTTATAGCGGGCCAAAAAACTTTTAGTTGCTCACAGGCTGAAAagacttcctcacgaaaaaggGCTGTAAAGACAGAAACTAGAAGTAATtttacctgccaacagtgtggaaacagATTCGCTCATAAAGGAAGCCTTAACaggcacatgagaattcacaatggagagaagccattcacgTGTCCTCAATGTGGAAGAAGTTTTAATCAACATGGAAACCTTAAAGCCCACATGACAATTCACACTGAAGTGAAGCCTTAtccctgccaacagtgtggaaagagtttcggTCAACACGAAAAGCTCAacgtccacatgagaattcacactggagagaagcgtCGTACCTGCCGACAGTGTGGAAAGACTTTTGCTGAAAAAGTAAGCCTTAACAgacacatgagagttcacactggagaaaagccttacacatgccagcagtgtggaaagagtttcgctCAAATTGGAAACCTTCAAGTCCACATGAgtgttcacactggagagaagccttacacctgccaacagtgtgggaAAAGTTTCAACCGAAAAGGGAATCTTAATTACCACATgagtattcacactggagagagcctTTTCACCTGCAAacaatgtggaaaaagttttaagcgaaaaggaagccttaacaggcacatgagaattcacactggagagaagccgtttaCATCTGGTCACTGTGGAAAAAGTTTTAGGTATAAAGTAAGCCTTAAGTGCCACATGACTATTCATGTATGA